Proteins co-encoded in one Flavobacteriaceae bacterium MAR_2009_75 genomic window:
- a CDS encoding thiamine biosynthesis lipoprotein, which yields MIEVHSFLFEAMNTEFEIRVPKDCLPFDQAKTLSVEVIERVEYIEDRLSRFTPSSDISNINHLEPGDHHILDPCTFDCLNKAIQAYQLTDGYFSVQAGRFDEELQLGLGSYLMHEKDEAISCLEKGRSFDLGGIGKGYALDCLTDIFEYWELADYYVSAGNSTILVRNKSLPSWNLKISHSYQHQLELTNAAISGSGDRNNTQHIKRPNNAKRANESIVPTWVQCESAAFSDAFSTACSLMNTEQIQKTIDLAPFNLIVFQERQGKLLKFNKKEI from the coding sequence ATGATAGAAGTACATTCTTTTCTTTTTGAAGCCATGAACACTGAATTCGAGATTCGTGTACCTAAGGATTGCCTTCCGTTTGATCAGGCTAAAACCCTCTCAGTAGAAGTAATCGAAAGAGTGGAGTACATAGAGGATAGGCTTAGTCGATTTACCCCATCAAGTGATATTTCGAACATCAATCATTTAGAGCCTGGAGACCATCATATTTTAGACCCCTGTACTTTTGATTGCTTGAATAAGGCTATACAAGCATATCAGTTAACCGATGGTTATTTCAGTGTTCAGGCGGGAAGATTCGATGAAGAGCTACAATTGGGGCTGGGATCTTATTTAATGCACGAAAAGGATGAGGCCATCAGTTGTCTTGAAAAAGGACGTTCTTTCGATTTAGGGGGGATTGGCAAAGGGTATGCTTTGGATTGTTTGACTGATATTTTTGAGTATTGGGAGCTAGCGGACTATTATGTAAGTGCCGGAAATAGCACGATACTAGTAAGAAATAAATCCTTACCGAGTTGGAACCTGAAAATTTCCCATTCTTATCAGCATCAACTTGAACTGACCAATGCTGCTATAAGTGGCTCGGGAGATCGCAATAATACACAGCACATTAAGAGGCCGAACAACGCCAAGAGGGCAAATGAATCAATCGTGCCAACTTGGGTGCAATGTGAGTCGGCTGCATTTTCCGATGCTTTTTCAACGGCCTGTTCGCTCATGAACACAGAGCAAATTCAGAAAACAATAGATTTGGCACCCTTCAATCTTATTGTATTTCAGGAACGTCAAGGCAAACTTTTAAAATTTAATAAAAAGGAAATATGA
- a CDS encoding acetolactate decarboxylase — protein MGDKKNKNCFRNFMVCLGVVTLLICCVRPNKVVGNSDPKKENTFYQYNIWWGFVNKVFEGDLTVKELKTKGDIGLGSYSKLDGELVMLDGVPYRIREDGVVDVPLDDESIVYVDAAFFEPEDSFKVQSTNFDSLIAKINSQLPSLNQFYSFKVKGNFSYMKCGGLHRQEKPFEKGLDELIPQRPVFERVNVKGTMVGFYCPEFIGNINVAGYHFHFISDDKTFGGHVMEFNTNELDVEYDPLLEYHFTLPDSEDFLNVSLEKEFQYQKK, from the coding sequence ATGGGCGATAAAAAAAATAAAAATTGCTTTAGGAATTTCATGGTATGTTTAGGAGTGGTAACACTTCTCATTTGTTGTGTTAGACCAAACAAAGTGGTTGGTAATTCAGACCCCAAGAAAGAGAATACATTCTATCAATACAATATCTGGTGGGGTTTTGTGAATAAGGTGTTCGAAGGGGACCTCACTGTCAAAGAACTTAAGACCAAAGGGGATATAGGACTGGGATCTTATTCCAAACTTGACGGTGAGCTTGTCATGTTGGATGGGGTACCTTATCGTATCAGGGAAGATGGAGTTGTGGATGTACCTTTGGATGATGAATCGATTGTCTATGTTGATGCCGCTTTTTTTGAACCTGAAGATTCTTTTAAGGTACAATCGACCAATTTCGATTCGCTTATTGCTAAAATAAACTCTCAACTTCCCAGTCTTAACCAATTTTATTCTTTTAAAGTGAAAGGGAACTTTAGTTATATGAAGTGTGGAGGACTTCACAGGCAAGAAAAACCTTTTGAAAAAGGTTTGGATGAGCTTATTCCCCAACGTCCTGTTTTCGAAAGAGTGAATGTTAAAGGAACTATGGTGGGTTTTTATTGTCCTGAGTTTATCGGCAATATTAATGTAGCGGGCTATCATTTTCATTTTATTTCTGATGACAAAACTTTTGGAGGCCATGTCATGGAGTTCAATACAAACGAACTCGATGTCGAGTACGACCCACTTTTGGAGTATCATTTTACCCTGCCTGACTCCGAAGATTTTTTGAATGTGTCATTAGAAAAGGAATTTCAGTATCAAAAGAAATAG
- a CDS encoding putative secreted protein (Por secretion system target), translating to MKKKFTSNFLPRNLVRNYNFVVVNILVFTSLFVNKIIANDTEISHSGIKSKIDNIQPANLAVIQPVADGLWSDPGIWPGNQLPSQNDDVIIPAGRTVTLVGICRAKTIRIDGTLNAVNWQSGGAWIDLKTQGITVENGGLMEIGTEAQPYYANEGGPELVRCQITLLGSKVQSPAPSYKGIMVKNGGALELHGKEKMSWTNLGATANAGTNQITLVEPVDWEIGDEITLTATELVNVNNSGWERVDEAKITQISVDNRTLTLEQNLNYKHIGDSIAYTRVEDGKTWNVKIQGEVGLLSHYIKIQGDMSGTNEADGFGGHIMMMKGSTAHVENVELYKMGQKGEVARYPFHWHLNEDDAQGSYLKNSSVHKSFNRAVTIHGTEYVTVDGVFAYDHIGHGIFFEDGTERYNTIKNNVVLSTRRPLPGEEVTPSDNELRQAQNQTPASYWITNPNNYFENNVAAGTDGTGFWFALPEGPIGLSAILPQYNGQSPWTEPLGSFDGFVAHNCKNGWDIFDGLTTDHSIIRNKGWNVNTNQYFRNGIFYGNHQAIYTGIGGGAISAEKYVVFQDCIFTDNIIVTMLASDITLENCLFNADSGFGVFTGTRSFYRFYDGPGRHINCHFETWNQANALMISPEGNGGATENFNPTYQGITKGFTEPFSFRYNDENPAKDRARKIGHFFKDLDGSLTGKPSTIVRDIPFLTDGHEYRHPSWYKAARSDYSFSGLWIRQINDDTDISVSRTKPGTADACFIDKGKEQDAGTYKFPLIVNEGFTYTFHFSNTPSSNIHMIWDYGDDGDLALVKLKNFGKFTNFRIDGAGFTFPKVTSQAAVESATDLAYYIEPNGDVYMKLRDIGDAGRREFFLKWDNNGSYQPPVLPCTVNDFTPGTSTTAINLPGNIEAEAFATKSGSVNTENTPGGGGNQNLGFILNGDYTEYLVNAAAGTYDLDMLASSAGSGGTVEIYSDNVLKGSVTVPVNGAWHNYQAYSTQISLDAGSQTLKLVFVGGSGYLFNIDRLVTTVVTNPTADNDGDGLTQTEESNVCMSDNDAGDFSYDFISSNQGFLPANHISAQVITQQEEYLLRVDNFNDPNIIKDGLNFNANELSSIVIRGKSQVTNGTFQLFWATSSSPNFSANKSVTSSIVTGNYQDFTFNLASNPEWQNQTITKLRIDLPTDPSGSFHTWIDFVRGANFIENACSNSLKINTSVFSEDSEDIQGDNQMAIYPNPVSNILSISGTSSDMVVEVLDLSGVFQMRKQLKINESKIDVSSLVPGIYLLRIINPNNRNEVKVYKLLKN from the coding sequence ATGAAAAAAAAATTTACTTCGAATTTTTTGCCGAGAAATCTTGTTAGGAATTACAATTTTGTGGTAGTGAACATATTGGTTTTTACTTCATTGTTTGTTAACAAGATTATTGCCAATGACACAGAAATCTCTCATTCAGGGATTAAATCGAAAATTGACAATATACAACCAGCCAATCTAGCTGTTATACAACCTGTGGCCGATGGGTTATGGTCGGACCCTGGCATTTGGCCCGGAAACCAATTGCCTTCTCAAAATGATGATGTGATTATTCCCGCTGGCAGAACAGTAACGCTTGTAGGAATATGTCGTGCAAAAACAATAAGGATTGATGGGACATTAAATGCCGTTAATTGGCAATCTGGAGGAGCCTGGATTGACTTGAAAACTCAGGGTATAACCGTTGAAAATGGTGGATTGATGGAAATTGGTACGGAAGCCCAACCCTATTATGCAAACGAGGGTGGCCCTGAATTGGTAAGATGCCAAATTACATTACTTGGAAGTAAAGTGCAGAGCCCAGCTCCAAGCTATAAAGGAATTATGGTAAAAAATGGTGGTGCCTTGGAACTGCATGGAAAGGAAAAAATGAGCTGGACTAATTTGGGAGCTACTGCAAATGCCGGTACAAATCAAATTACATTGGTTGAGCCGGTAGATTGGGAAATTGGTGATGAAATAACATTGACTGCTACAGAATTGGTTAATGTAAATAATAGTGGTTGGGAGCGTGTGGATGAAGCAAAAATCACACAAATCAGTGTAGATAATAGAACACTAACACTGGAGCAAAATCTTAATTACAAACATATTGGTGACTCTATAGCCTACACAAGAGTCGAAGACGGAAAAACTTGGAATGTTAAAATACAGGGTGAAGTAGGACTGTTGTCACATTATATAAAAATCCAAGGAGATATGAGTGGCACAAATGAAGCCGATGGATTTGGTGGTCATATCATGATGATGAAAGGGTCGACGGCACATGTGGAAAATGTTGAATTGTATAAAATGGGTCAAAAGGGAGAAGTGGCTAGATATCCTTTTCACTGGCACCTCAATGAGGATGATGCGCAGGGTAGTTATCTGAAAAACAGCAGTGTGCATAAGTCGTTCAACAGGGCCGTAACTATTCATGGAACTGAATACGTCACAGTGGATGGCGTATTCGCTTATGATCATATAGGACATGGAATTTTCTTTGAAGATGGTACAGAGCGCTATAACACCATCAAAAACAATGTGGTATTATCTACTAGAAGACCACTCCCAGGAGAGGAGGTTACACCTTCAGACAATGAATTGAGGCAAGCTCAAAACCAAACACCGGCCTCCTATTGGATCACTAACCCTAATAACTATTTTGAGAATAATGTAGCTGCTGGTACAGATGGAACGGGGTTTTGGTTTGCTCTCCCAGAAGGCCCGATAGGATTAAGTGCTATCTTGCCACAATATAATGGGCAAAGCCCTTGGACAGAGCCATTAGGTAGTTTTGATGGATTTGTGGCTCATAATTGTAAGAATGGTTGGGATATATTTGATGGATTAACTACGGACCACTCTATTATTAGAAATAAAGGATGGAACGTCAATACCAATCAATATTTCAGGAATGGGATATTTTATGGTAATCATCAAGCCATTTATACAGGTATTGGGGGTGGAGCCATATCAGCTGAAAAATATGTTGTATTTCAAGATTGTATTTTTACGGACAATATCATTGTAACCATGTTAGCCTCGGACATCACATTGGAAAACTGTTTGTTTAATGCTGATTCTGGCTTCGGGGTATTTACGGGTACCCGTTCATTTTACAGGTTTTATGATGGCCCAGGTAGGCACATCAATTGTCATTTTGAAACCTGGAACCAGGCTAATGCCTTAATGATTTCACCAGAAGGAAATGGAGGGGCTACAGAGAACTTTAACCCTACTTACCAAGGCATTACCAAAGGTTTTACCGAACCTTTTTCATTTAGATATAATGATGAAAACCCTGCAAAAGACCGTGCTAGAAAAATAGGCCATTTTTTTAAGGACTTAGATGGATCTCTTACTGGAAAACCTAGCACTATCGTCAGAGATATCCCTTTCTTGACCGATGGTCATGAATATAGACACCCCTCATGGTACAAAGCTGCTCGTTCTGACTATTCTTTTTCTGGGCTATGGATTCGGCAAATAAACGATGATACCGATATTTCGGTATCTCGTACGAAGCCGGGAACAGCAGATGCATGTTTTATTGATAAGGGAAAAGAACAAGATGCTGGAACATATAAGTTTCCACTTATTGTTAATGAAGGTTTTACCTATACATTTCATTTCAGTAATACCCCAAGTAGCAACATTCATATGATTTGGGATTATGGTGATGATGGGGATTTAGCACTTGTAAAGCTTAAAAATTTTGGAAAGTTTACAAATTTCAGAATAGATGGTGCAGGTTTTACTTTTCCTAAGGTAACTTCACAAGCAGCTGTAGAATCTGCAACGGACCTTGCGTATTATATAGAGCCAAATGGTGATGTATACATGAAACTTAGAGATATTGGTGATGCTGGTAGAAGAGAGTTTTTCTTAAAATGGGATAATAATGGAAGCTATCAACCCCCTGTTCTGCCCTGTACAGTCAACGATTTTACTCCGGGAACTTCAACAACGGCTATAAATTTGCCGGGAAATATTGAAGCTGAAGCTTTTGCCACTAAATCTGGTAGTGTAAACACCGAAAATACACCTGGAGGCGGAGGTAATCAAAATCTAGGCTTCATCCTGAACGGGGATTATACAGAATACCTTGTGAATGCAGCTGCTGGAACCTATGATTTAGATATGTTGGCCTCAAGTGCCGGGTCGGGTGGGACAGTTGAAATCTATTCCGATAACGTCTTAAAAGGATCTGTAACTGTTCCAGTCAATGGTGCTTGGCACAATTATCAGGCATACAGTACCCAAATTAGTTTAGATGCTGGCTCCCAAACTCTAAAGTTGGTGTTTGTTGGAGGAAGTGGTTATCTCTTTAACATAGATAGGTTGGTAACCACTGTGGTTACGAATCCTACAGCCGATAACGATGGAGATGGGCTTACACAAACAGAAGAGTCCAATGTTTGTATGTCAGATAATGATGCTGGGGACTTCAGCTATGACTTTATCAGTTCAAATCAGGGTTTCTTGCCTGCTAATCATATTAGTGCCCAAGTAATCACTCAACAAGAAGAATATCTTTTAAGAGTAGATAACTTTAACGACCCCAACATCATAAAAGATGGATTAAACTTTAATGCTAATGAACTATCTTCTATTGTGATAAGGGGAAAGTCTCAGGTGACGAATGGAACATTTCAATTATTCTGGGCAACGTCAAGCAGTCCTAATTTTTCAGCAAACAAATCTGTTACTTCAAGTATTGTAACGGGAAACTATCAGGATTTTACGTTTAATCTTGCTAGTAATCCAGAATGGCAGAATCAGACCATAACCAAATTAAGAATCGACCTTCCGACAGACCCATCGGGTTCTTTTCATACTTGGATTGATTTTGTTCGAGGTGCAAATTTTATTGAAAATGCATGTTCTAATAGCCTTAAAATTAATACTAGCGTTTTCAGTGAAGATAGTGAAGATATCCAGGGTGATAATCAAATGGCTATTTACCCTAACCCTGTTAGCAATATTCTGTCTATTTCTGGTACCTCTTCAGATATGGTTGTTGAAGTTCTTGATCTTTCAGGTGTATTTCAAATGAGAAAGCAATTAAAAATAAATGAAAGTAAAATCGATGTTAGTTCATTAGTGCCGGGAATTTATCTACTTCGTATAATAAATCCAAATAACCGCAATGAGGTAAAGGTTTATAAATTACTTAAAAACTAG
- a CDS encoding arylsulfatase A-like enzyme produces the protein MKNISYKCKSLFLLLLFFPFPTFSQKNVIILFPEDMGNHLESLGTPGIKTPVLDALAETGVQFTSNFCAQPVCSPSKGALLTGRMPHDNGMTSNVHNYSVNKLPIATGEDPNDYGLTAIKDDIPTLVEILRREGYFTAVTSKTHVQPMDKFRYDFGWGEISENKTHRAETWNGLIDTIKTKADGKPFFLMANTDLTHAPWQKKLVDNNISSDPESRLAPPTSVDWKEIPIHPFLPDTEVARKDLARYFATVQLVDSWAGVLLKDLEESGLMENTLVIFTPDHGMAYQRGKVACYPAGTQVPLIMKGPRVKKGVKISSPVSHIDLMSTILEFLEVDSPVIQHGRSLWPLLRGENTEFADRKTVMTETNSYYKGRAVSDGAWYYIRNFSQPKTKGFEGDPWTNPPMNIDLWMPDHKVYDNQVFSETIRTKNNQPLAFELLAQIVEGKLPEEELYNLKNDPWAVNNLAENDEYKEVLKEMQSELLKWQKKTSDPIIKE, from the coding sequence ATGAAAAATATATCATACAAATGTAAATCTCTTTTTTTACTGTTACTGTTTTTTCCTTTTCCAACTTTTTCCCAAAAAAATGTTATTATTCTATTTCCTGAAGATATGGGGAACCACCTGGAGTCGCTCGGTACTCCAGGAATTAAAACCCCTGTTTTGGATGCTTTGGCTGAAACTGGGGTTCAGTTCACTTCTAATTTTTGCGCCCAACCCGTTTGTTCACCTTCAAAAGGAGCTCTTCTTACCGGTAGAATGCCCCATGATAATGGAATGACAAGTAATGTACATAACTATTCGGTCAATAAGCTTCCAATAGCAACCGGGGAAGACCCAAATGATTACGGGCTGACTGCAATCAAGGATGACATTCCAACACTGGTTGAAATTCTAAGAAGGGAAGGTTATTTTACGGCTGTTACCTCCAAAACGCATGTACAACCCATGGATAAATTCCGCTATGATTTCGGTTGGGGCGAAATCAGTGAAAATAAGACCCATAGAGCAGAAACATGGAATGGACTCATCGATACCATCAAAACAAAAGCAGATGGAAAACCATTTTTTCTCATGGCCAATACCGATCTTACCCATGCCCCTTGGCAAAAGAAGTTGGTAGACAATAATATTAGTTCCGACCCAGAAAGTCGGCTTGCGCCACCTACTTCAGTAGATTGGAAGGAAATACCCATACACCCTTTCTTGCCAGATACGGAAGTAGCTCGGAAAGACCTTGCCCGTTATTTTGCTACGGTGCAATTGGTGGATAGTTGGGCCGGCGTTTTATTGAAAGATTTGGAAGAGTCCGGTCTTATGGAAAATACGTTGGTCATTTTTACACCAGACCATGGAATGGCCTATCAGCGAGGGAAGGTGGCTTGTTATCCTGCTGGTACACAAGTGCCATTAATTATGAAAGGTCCGAGAGTAAAAAAAGGAGTAAAAATAAGCTCTCCAGTAAGTCACATAGATTTAATGTCAACCATTCTTGAATTTTTGGAAGTGGACTCTCCAGTGATACAGCATGGCCGTTCCCTTTGGCCCTTACTTAGAGGTGAAAATACTGAATTTGCAGATCGTAAAACGGTAATGACCGAAACAAATAGTTATTATAAAGGCAGGGCCGTATCGGATGGAGCATGGTATTATATCCGTAATTTTTCGCAGCCCAAAACAAAGGGTTTCGAAGGAGACCCGTGGACCAATCCGCCGATGAACATTGATCTCTGGATGCCGGACCACAAAGTATATGATAACCAAGTTTTTTCAGAGACCATTCGCACAAAAAATAACCAGCCTTTGGCTTTTGAACTACTTGCACAAATTGTTGAGGGAAAGCTTCCAGAGGAAGAGCTCTATAATTTGAAAAATGATCCTTGGGCCGTAAATAATCTGGCTGAAAACGACGAATACAAGGAAGTACTAAAAGAAATGCAATCAGAACTACTGAAATGGCAGAAAAAAACAAGTGACCCGATCATAAAGGAATAA
- a CDS encoding TonB-linked SusC/RagA family outer membrane protein, with amino-acid sequence MRTIFKQKFKKWLVPIFMLTCFLTFSQTGKTVTGTITGADGEPLPGATVVQKGTTNGVQSDFDGNYQIQLISGANVLVFSYVGFSAKEEVVGAKKLIDVILQEDAQNLDEVVVIGYGSQKKSDITGAVASVGSEELEKAVFNSVDQVLQGRSSGVLVTSASGEPGAPASIRIRGNNSISGDNSPLYVIDGIPISGSPNFNPQEIENLEVLKDASATAIYGSRGANGVILITTKRGKTGETSFDLYSNVSFSTVETPYEVLKGRDYAEYRNEANAALGNPLPFSNPEQYEGQGFDWVEEIVRTGIRQEYGLNISGGGENARFFISGNMLNDEGVIINSQFKRGSVRANLDLDAWDDKLNLKFSLNGTQTQNFRSVTDSRAFPYGAGPIFNALFAEPIVPTLDFSGFTGEGIQFVNPYLEVTEQDDRDFLTNILGNVEGTLKITDNLSYTFNGGLNFRLRTRDIFTPSTVAGGLLSNAVGSSGNSRAYDYIVSNYLTYTDQFGEDHEFSATLGAEYSEFNNYGTSLNVNDFDIQLLGFDNFGVATGIPVVGSNRSQSTLQSGFARFNYSFKNKYLLTATMRADGSSRFAENEKWGYFPSAAVGWRISEEEFLKDNATLSNLKLRASWGETGSQAIAPYQSLSRYGTSVYSIGNSAGLAYIPQSVANPNLKWETTEQTNVGLDLGLFRNRINFTADYFVKTTKDLLQSIQIPSQSGFGGALVNFGSIENKGIELNLDALLVNSNNFQWNSSLNYTSYNTEILELGGAEEIFGPGMGVNVYGSGHIYRPGEQFGRFFGLNAIGLIQESDFDGDGNPTFAVFRNDTQLGHWKFEDVDGDGVITNEDRKVIGNPNPDFLFGWNNDFTYKNLTLNVFVQGSIGNDLYNPIRTTLSSGLFGNESYRNQSVEWYENRWTPENPTNDIRFPSINSTIPAVANYMVEDGSYIRLRNISLRYNVPLPDNIGINGLQVFATGTNLVTITDYSGFDPEVNSLDADTLRASNGGLAPGVDLAAYPRPKTFTFGINLSF; translated from the coding sequence ATGAGAACCATTTTCAAACAAAAATTTAAAAAATGGCTTGTCCCCATTTTTATGCTGACCTGTTTTTTAACTTTCTCACAAACTGGAAAAACAGTGACTGGAACAATCACCGGTGCTGACGGAGAACCATTGCCTGGGGCAACTGTAGTTCAAAAAGGGACAACCAACGGTGTACAATCTGATTTTGACGGAAATTATCAAATTCAATTGATTAGTGGGGCTAATGTTTTAGTTTTTTCCTATGTTGGTTTTAGCGCCAAAGAGGAAGTAGTTGGCGCAAAAAAATTAATCGATGTAATACTGCAAGAAGATGCTCAAAACCTTGATGAAGTCGTGGTAATAGGTTACGGTAGCCAAAAGAAATCCGATATAACCGGAGCAGTTGCTTCGGTTGGTAGTGAAGAATTGGAAAAAGCCGTTTTTAACAGTGTCGACCAAGTACTTCAGGGAAGAAGTAGCGGAGTATTGGTGACATCTGCCTCTGGAGAACCGGGAGCACCAGCCAGTATTAGAATTAGGGGAAACAACTCCATATCTGGAGACAATTCCCCCTTATACGTCATTGACGGTATTCCGATCAGTGGGTCACCAAATTTCAATCCACAGGAGATAGAAAACCTAGAAGTATTGAAAGATGCTTCTGCAACAGCCATTTATGGATCCAGGGGAGCAAACGGAGTTATATTGATTACAACAAAGAGAGGTAAAACTGGGGAAACTTCTTTTGATTTGTATTCGAACGTAAGTTTTTCAACTGTAGAAACTCCCTATGAAGTTTTGAAAGGACGGGATTATGCAGAGTATAGAAATGAGGCAAACGCTGCTCTTGGAAACCCATTGCCTTTTTCCAATCCTGAGCAATATGAGGGACAAGGATTCGATTGGGTTGAAGAAATAGTAAGAACTGGAATACGCCAAGAATATGGGTTAAATATTTCAGGGGGCGGAGAAAATGCACGTTTTTTTATTTCGGGAAATATGTTAAATGATGAAGGTGTTATTATAAATTCACAATTCAAGAGGGGAAGCGTAAGGGCAAATCTAGATTTAGATGCTTGGGACGATAAGCTAAACTTAAAATTCAGTTTGAACGGTACCCAAACCCAGAACTTTAGGTCAGTTACTGATAGCAGAGCATTTCCTTATGGGGCAGGACCTATTTTTAATGCGCTTTTTGCTGAACCGATAGTGCCCACTTTAGATTTTTCTGGTTTTACTGGTGAAGGCATACAATTTGTTAACCCCTATTTAGAAGTTACCGAACAGGATGATAGGGATTTTTTGACAAACATACTGGGGAATGTTGAGGGTACCCTGAAAATAACAGACAACTTGTCCTATACATTTAATGGAGGCCTAAACTTTAGGCTAAGAACTAGAGATATTTTTACGCCATCAACTGTAGCAGGTGGTTTATTGTCAAATGCCGTCGGTTCCTCAGGAAATAGTAGGGCATACGACTATATTGTAAGCAACTATTTGACCTACACCGACCAATTTGGGGAAGACCATGAATTCTCTGCAACCTTAGGGGCGGAGTACAGTGAGTTCAACAACTATGGCACCTCTTTAAATGTAAATGATTTTGATATACAATTATTGGGGTTTGATAACTTTGGAGTTGCCACCGGAATACCAGTTGTAGGCTCCAATCGTTCTCAAAGTACTCTGCAATCCGGTTTTGCAAGGTTTAATTATTCCTTTAAAAATAAATATCTGCTTACGGCAACTATGCGCGCTGATGGTTCCTCGCGTTTTGCAGAAAATGAAAAGTGGGGCTATTTTCCCTCGGCAGCTGTGGGATGGAGGATATCAGAAGAAGAATTTTTGAAGGATAATGCAACCCTTTCCAATTTAAAATTACGTGCTTCTTGGGGGGAAACCGGTAGTCAGGCCATAGCCCCCTATCAGTCACTTTCGAGATATGGCACATCGGTTTATTCTATTGGAAACTCCGCCGGTTTAGCGTACATACCACAAAGCGTTGCCAACCCGAACCTAAAATGGGAAACCACGGAACAAACTAACGTTGGACTTGATTTGGGTCTATTTAGAAACCGAATCAATTTCACCGCTGATTATTTCGTAAAAACTACCAAAGACCTGCTACAGAGCATTCAAATTCCCTCACAGTCAGGTTTTGGAGGTGCATTGGTCAATTTTGGGAGTATAGAGAACAAGGGTATTGAACTAAATCTCGATGCATTGTTGGTGAACTCTAATAATTTTCAATGGAACAGCTCTCTTAATTACACTTCGTATAATACTGAAATATTGGAGTTGGGCGGCGCCGAAGAAATTTTTGGTCCTGGTATGGGTGTAAATGTCTATGGCAGCGGACACATTTACAGACCGGGAGAACAATTCGGCCGGTTCTTTGGTTTGAATGCCATTGGCCTGATTCAGGAAAGTGACTTTGACGGTGATGGGAATCCTACCTTTGCTGTTTTTAGAAACGACACCCAACTGGGGCATTGGAAATTTGAAGATGTTGATGGTGATGGGGTTATTACCAATGAAGACAGAAAAGTTATTGGGAATCCAAATCCAGATTTCTTATTTGGATGGAACAACGATTTTACTTATAAAAATTTGACCTTGAACGTTTTTGTTCAAGGATCTATCGGCAATGATTTATACAATCCGATACGAACGACATTAAGTTCTGGTTTATTCGGCAACGAATCTTACAGAAATCAATCTGTTGAGTGGTACGAAAACCGGTGGACACCAGAAAACCCAACCAATGACATTAGGTTCCCATCAATAAATTCAACTATTCCAGCAGTCGCAAACTATATGGTTGAAGATGGAAGCTACATTAGGTTGAGGAACATATCATTGAGATATAATGTTCCCTTGCCTGATAATATAGGAATAAACGGTCTTCAAGTCTTTGCGACAGGTACAAATCTGGTCACCATAACAGACTATAGCGGATTTGATCCAGAGGTGAATTCTTTGGATGCTGATACCTTAAGAGCCAGCAATGGTGGTTTAGCACCGGGAGTGGATCTGGCGGCCTATCCAAGACCTAAAACATTCACTTTTGGTATTAATCTATCATTTTAA